One Bos javanicus breed banteng chromosome 9, ARS-OSU_banteng_1.0, whole genome shotgun sequence DNA window includes the following coding sequences:
- the DSE gene encoding dermatan-sulfate epimerase isoform X4 has translation MGISIPAQPSAHQLHGLAHRKPGSDESRYDASLKSVPPPDFGTPTLHYFEDWGVVTYGSALPAEINRSFLSFKSGKLGGRAIYDIVHRNKYKDWIKGWRNFNAGHEHPDQNSFTFAPNGVPFITEALYGPKYTFFNNVLMFSPAASKSCFSPWEGQVTEDCSSKWSKYKHDPAASCQGRVVAAVEKNGVVFIRGEGVGAYNPQLHLRNVQRNLILLHPQLLLLVDQIHLGEDSPLERAASFFHNVDFPFEETVVDGVHGALIRQRDGLYKMYWMDDTGYSEKGTFASVTYPRGYPYNGTNYVNVTTHLRSPVTRAAYLFIGPSIDVQSFSIHGDAQQLDVFVATSEHAYATYLWTGETAGQSAFAQVIADRQKILFDRSSAIRSSVVPEVKDYAALVEQNLQHFKPVFQLLEKQILSRVRNTASFRKTAERLLRFSDKRQTEEAIDRIFAISQQQQQQQSKSKKNRRGGKRYKFVDAVPDIFAQIEVNERKVRQKAQILAQKELPVDEDEEMKDLLDFADITYEKHKNGDVMNGRFGQARMVTTTHSRAPALSASYTRLFLILNIAIFFVMLAMQLTYFQRAQSLHGQRCLYAVLLIDSCILLWLYSSCSQSQC, from the exons ATGGGGATTTCAATACCTGCACAACCATCAGCCCACCAACTGCATGGCCTTGCTCACAGGAAGCCTGGTTCTGATGAATCAAG GTACGATGCCAGCTTGAAATCTGTCCCCCCTCCCGATTTCGGCACCCCGACATTGCATTATTTCGAAGACTGGGGCGTTGTGACTTACGGAAGTGCGCTGCCTGCAGAAATCAATagatctttcctttccttcaagtCAGGAAAACTTGGGGGACGTGCAATATATGACATTGTCCACAGAAACAAATACAAAGACTGGATCAAAGGCTGGAGGAATTTTAACGCAGGGCATGAACATCCTGATCAAAACTCGTTTACCTTCGCTCCCAACGGTGTGCCTTTCATTACTGAGGCTCTCTATGGGCCGAAGTACACCTTCTTCAACAATGTTTTGATGTTTTCCCCAGCTGCCTCCAAGAGCTGCTTTTCTCCCTGGGAGGGCCAGGTCACAGAAGACTGTTCATCAAAATGGTCTAAATATAAGCACGACCCAGCAGCTAGCTGTCAGGGGAGAGTGGTTGCCGCAGTGGAGAAAAATGGGGTGGTTTTCATCCGAGGAGAGGGTGTGGGTGCTTATAACCCCCAGCTTCACCTGAGGAACGTTCAGAGAAATCTGATCCTCCTGCATCCACAGCTTCTCCTCCTTGTGGATCAGATACACCTGGGAGAGGACAGCCCCCTGGAGAGGGCAGCAAGCTTCTTCCACAATGTGGATTTTCCTTTCGAGGAGACGGTGGTAGATGGGGTCCACGGAGCTCTCATCAGGCAGCGAGATGGCCTCTATAAAATGTACTGGATGGATGATACTGGCTACAGTGAGAAAGGAACCTTTGCCTCAGTGACATACCCTCGCGGCTATCCCTACAACGGGACGAACTACGTGAATGTCACCACGCACCTCCGAAGTCCTGTCACCAGGGCAGCTTACCTCTTCATAGGGCCATCCATCGATGTTCAGAGCTTCAGCATCCACGGAGATGCTCAGCAACTGGATGTGTTCGTGGCCACCAGCGAGCATGCCTACGCCACTTACCTGTGGACAGGAGAGACTGCAGGGCAGTCTGCCTTTGCCCAGGTCATTGCTGACCGGCAGAAAATTCTGTTTGACCGGAGTTCAGCCATCAGGAGCAGCGTTGTCCCGGAGGTGAAGGACTACGCTGCTCTGGTGGAACAGAACCTGCAGCATTTTAAGCCCGTGTTCCAGCTGCTGGAGAAGCAGATCCTGTCCCGCGTCCGGAACACAGCCAGCTTTAGGAAGACTGCCGAGCGCCTGCTGAGATTTTCAGATAAGAGACAGACCGAGGAGGCCATCGACAGGATTTTTGCCAtatcacagcagcagcagcagcagcagagcaagtCCAAGAAGAACCGAAGGGGAGGCAAGCGCTATAAATTTGTGGATGCTGTCCCTGATATTTTTGCACAGATTGAAGTCAATGAAAGAAAGGTTCGTCAGAAAGCTCAGATCTTAGCACAGAAAGAACTGCCTGTAGatgaagatgaagaaatgaaagaccTTTTAGATTTTGCAGACATAACATACgagaaacacaaaaacggtgatGTGATGAACGGCCGGTTTGGCCAGGCTCGGATGGTGACAACGACTCACAGCAGAGCCCCAGCGCTGTCCGCCTCGTACACCAGACTGTTTCTGATTCTCAACATTGCTATTTTCTTTGTCATGTTGGCAATGCAACTGACTTATTTCCAGAGGGCCCAGAGTCTTCATGGCCAAAGATGTCTCTATGCAGTCCTTCTAATAGATAGCTGTATATTATTATGGTTGTATTCTTCTTGTTCCCAATCACAATGTTAG
- the DSE gene encoding dermatan-sulfate epimerase isoform X3 — translation MYETSYRRGWGFQYLHNHQPTNCMALLTGSLVLMNQGYLQEAYLWTKQVLTIMEKSLVLLREVTDGSLYEGVAYGSYTTRSLFQYMFLVQRHFDINHFGHPWLKQHFAFMYRTILPGFQRTVAIADSNYNWFYGPESQLVFLDKFVMRNGSGNWLADQIRRNRVVEGPGTPSKGQRWCTLHTEFLWYDASLKSVPPPDFGTPTLHYFEDWGVVTYGSALPAEINRSFLSFKSGKLGGRAIYDIVHRNKYKDWIKGWRNFNAGHEHPDQNSFTFAPNGVPFITEALYGPKYTFFNNVLMFSPAASKSCFSPWEGQVTEDCSSKWSKYKHDPAASCQGRVVAAVEKNGVVFIRGEGVGAYNPQLHLRNVQRNLILLHPQLLLLVDQIHLGEDSPLERAASFFHNVDFPFEETVVDGVHGALIRQRDGLYKMYWMDDTGYSEKGTFASVTYPRGYPYNGTNYVNVTTHLRSPVTRAAYLFIGPSIDVQSFSIHGDAQQLDVFVATSEHAYATYLWTGETAGQSAFAQVIADRQKILFDRSSAIRSSVVPEVKDYAALVEQNLQHFKPVFQLLEKQILSRVRNTASFRKTAERLLRFSDKRQTEEAIDRIFAISQQQQQQQSKSKKNRRGGKRYKFVDAVPDIFAQIEVNERKVRQKAQILAQKELPVDEDEEMKDLLDFADITYEKHKNGDVMNGRFGQARMVTTTHSRAPALSASYTRLFLILNIAIFFVMLAMQLTYFQRAQSLHGQRCLYAVLLIDSCILLWLYSSCSQSQC, via the exons ATGTATGAGACTTCATACAGGAGAGGATGGGGATTTCAATACCTGCACAACCATCAGCCCACCAACTGCATGGCCTTGCTCACAGGAAGCCTGGTTCTGATGAATCAAG GGTACCTTCAGGAAGCTTACTTATGGACCAAACAAGTTCTGACCATCATGGAGAAGTCTCTGGTCTTGCTCCGAGAGGTGACAGATGGCTCACTCTATGAAGGAGTTGCATATGGCAGCTACACCACTAGATCACTCTTCCAGTATATGTTTCTTGTTCAAAGGCACTTTGACATCAACCACTTTGGCCACCCATGGCTTAAACAACACTTTGCATTTATGTATAGAACCATTCTGCCAG GGTTTCAAAGAACTGTGGCTATTGCAGACTCAAATTACAACTGGTTTTATGGTCCGGAAAGCCAATTAGTGTTCCTGGATAAATTTGTCATGCGTAACGGCAGTGGCAACTGGTTGGCTGACCAGATCAGAAGGAACCGTGTGGTGGAAGGTCCAGGGACGCCATCCAAAGGGCAGCGCTGGTGTACTCTTCACACGGAATTTCTCTG GTACGATGCCAGCTTGAAATCTGTCCCCCCTCCCGATTTCGGCACCCCGACATTGCATTATTTCGAAGACTGGGGCGTTGTGACTTACGGAAGTGCGCTGCCTGCAGAAATCAATagatctttcctttccttcaagtCAGGAAAACTTGGGGGACGTGCAATATATGACATTGTCCACAGAAACAAATACAAAGACTGGATCAAAGGCTGGAGGAATTTTAACGCAGGGCATGAACATCCTGATCAAAACTCGTTTACCTTCGCTCCCAACGGTGTGCCTTTCATTACTGAGGCTCTCTATGGGCCGAAGTACACCTTCTTCAACAATGTTTTGATGTTTTCCCCAGCTGCCTCCAAGAGCTGCTTTTCTCCCTGGGAGGGCCAGGTCACAGAAGACTGTTCATCAAAATGGTCTAAATATAAGCACGACCCAGCAGCTAGCTGTCAGGGGAGAGTGGTTGCCGCAGTGGAGAAAAATGGGGTGGTTTTCATCCGAGGAGAGGGTGTGGGTGCTTATAACCCCCAGCTTCACCTGAGGAACGTTCAGAGAAATCTGATCCTCCTGCATCCACAGCTTCTCCTCCTTGTGGATCAGATACACCTGGGAGAGGACAGCCCCCTGGAGAGGGCAGCAAGCTTCTTCCACAATGTGGATTTTCCTTTCGAGGAGACGGTGGTAGATGGGGTCCACGGAGCTCTCATCAGGCAGCGAGATGGCCTCTATAAAATGTACTGGATGGATGATACTGGCTACAGTGAGAAAGGAACCTTTGCCTCAGTGACATACCCTCGCGGCTATCCCTACAACGGGACGAACTACGTGAATGTCACCACGCACCTCCGAAGTCCTGTCACCAGGGCAGCTTACCTCTTCATAGGGCCATCCATCGATGTTCAGAGCTTCAGCATCCACGGAGATGCTCAGCAACTGGATGTGTTCGTGGCCACCAGCGAGCATGCCTACGCCACTTACCTGTGGACAGGAGAGACTGCAGGGCAGTCTGCCTTTGCCCAGGTCATTGCTGACCGGCAGAAAATTCTGTTTGACCGGAGTTCAGCCATCAGGAGCAGCGTTGTCCCGGAGGTGAAGGACTACGCTGCTCTGGTGGAACAGAACCTGCAGCATTTTAAGCCCGTGTTCCAGCTGCTGGAGAAGCAGATCCTGTCCCGCGTCCGGAACACAGCCAGCTTTAGGAAGACTGCCGAGCGCCTGCTGAGATTTTCAGATAAGAGACAGACCGAGGAGGCCATCGACAGGATTTTTGCCAtatcacagcagcagcagcagcagcagagcaagtCCAAGAAGAACCGAAGGGGAGGCAAGCGCTATAAATTTGTGGATGCTGTCCCTGATATTTTTGCACAGATTGAAGTCAATGAAAGAAAGGTTCGTCAGAAAGCTCAGATCTTAGCACAGAAAGAACTGCCTGTAGatgaagatgaagaaatgaaagaccTTTTAGATTTTGCAGACATAACATACgagaaacacaaaaacggtgatGTGATGAACGGCCGGTTTGGCCAGGCTCGGATGGTGACAACGACTCACAGCAGAGCCCCAGCGCTGTCCGCCTCGTACACCAGACTGTTTCTGATTCTCAACATTGCTATTTTCTTTGTCATGTTGGCAATGCAACTGACTTATTTCCAGAGGGCCCAGAGTCTTCATGGCCAAAGATGTCTCTATGCAGTCCTTCTAATAGATAGCTGTATATTATTATGGTTGTATTCTTCTTGTTCCCAATCACAATGTTAG
- the DSE gene encoding dermatan-sulfate epimerase isoform X2: MLVKDAPWDEVPLAHSLVGFATAYDFLYNYLSKTQQEKFLEVIANASGYMYETSYRRGWGFQYLHNHQPTNCMALLTGSLVLMNQGYLQEAYLWTKQVLTIMEKSLVLLREVTDGSLYEGVAYGSYTTRSLFQYMFLVQRHFDINHFGHPWLKQHFAFMYRTILPGFQRTVAIADSNYNWFYGPESQLVFLDKFVMRNGSGNWLADQIRRNRVVEGPGTPSKGQRWCTLHTEFLWYDASLKSVPPPDFGTPTLHYFEDWGVVTYGSALPAEINRSFLSFKSGKLGGRAIYDIVHRNKYKDWIKGWRNFNAGHEHPDQNSFTFAPNGVPFITEALYGPKYTFFNNVLMFSPAASKSCFSPWEGQVTEDCSSKWSKYKHDPAASCQGRVVAAVEKNGVVFIRGEGVGAYNPQLHLRNVQRNLILLHPQLLLLVDQIHLGEDSPLERAASFFHNVDFPFEETVVDGVHGALIRQRDGLYKMYWMDDTGYSEKGTFASVTYPRGYPYNGTNYVNVTTHLRSPVTRAAYLFIGPSIDVQSFSIHGDAQQLDVFVATSEHAYATYLWTGETAGQSAFAQVIADRQKILFDRSSAIRSSVVPEVKDYAALVEQNLQHFKPVFQLLEKQILSRVRNTASFRKTAERLLRFSDKRQTEEAIDRIFAISQQQQQQQSKSKKNRRGGKRYKFVDAVPDIFAQIEVNERKVRQKAQILAQKELPVDEDEEMKDLLDFADITYEKHKNGDVMNGRFGQARMVTTTHSRAPALSASYTRLFLILNIAIFFVMLAMQLTYFQRAQSLHGQRCLYAVLLIDSCILLWLYSSCSQSQC; encoded by the exons AT gttggTGAAAGATGCTCCTTGGGATGAAGTCCCACTTGCTCACTCCCTGGTTGGTTTTGCCACTGCCTATGACTTCTTGTACAACTACCTGAGCAAGACACAACAGGAGAAGTTTCTTGAAGTGATTGCCAATGCCTCGGGGTATATGTATGAGACTTCATACAGGAGAGGATGGGGATTTCAATACCTGCACAACCATCAGCCCACCAACTGCATGGCCTTGCTCACAGGAAGCCTGGTTCTGATGAATCAAG GGTACCTTCAGGAAGCTTACTTATGGACCAAACAAGTTCTGACCATCATGGAGAAGTCTCTGGTCTTGCTCCGAGAGGTGACAGATGGCTCACTCTATGAAGGAGTTGCATATGGCAGCTACACCACTAGATCACTCTTCCAGTATATGTTTCTTGTTCAAAGGCACTTTGACATCAACCACTTTGGCCACCCATGGCTTAAACAACACTTTGCATTTATGTATAGAACCATTCTGCCAG GGTTTCAAAGAACTGTGGCTATTGCAGACTCAAATTACAACTGGTTTTATGGTCCGGAAAGCCAATTAGTGTTCCTGGATAAATTTGTCATGCGTAACGGCAGTGGCAACTGGTTGGCTGACCAGATCAGAAGGAACCGTGTGGTGGAAGGTCCAGGGACGCCATCCAAAGGGCAGCGCTGGTGTACTCTTCACACGGAATTTCTCTG GTACGATGCCAGCTTGAAATCTGTCCCCCCTCCCGATTTCGGCACCCCGACATTGCATTATTTCGAAGACTGGGGCGTTGTGACTTACGGAAGTGCGCTGCCTGCAGAAATCAATagatctttcctttccttcaagtCAGGAAAACTTGGGGGACGTGCAATATATGACATTGTCCACAGAAACAAATACAAAGACTGGATCAAAGGCTGGAGGAATTTTAACGCAGGGCATGAACATCCTGATCAAAACTCGTTTACCTTCGCTCCCAACGGTGTGCCTTTCATTACTGAGGCTCTCTATGGGCCGAAGTACACCTTCTTCAACAATGTTTTGATGTTTTCCCCAGCTGCCTCCAAGAGCTGCTTTTCTCCCTGGGAGGGCCAGGTCACAGAAGACTGTTCATCAAAATGGTCTAAATATAAGCACGACCCAGCAGCTAGCTGTCAGGGGAGAGTGGTTGCCGCAGTGGAGAAAAATGGGGTGGTTTTCATCCGAGGAGAGGGTGTGGGTGCTTATAACCCCCAGCTTCACCTGAGGAACGTTCAGAGAAATCTGATCCTCCTGCATCCACAGCTTCTCCTCCTTGTGGATCAGATACACCTGGGAGAGGACAGCCCCCTGGAGAGGGCAGCAAGCTTCTTCCACAATGTGGATTTTCCTTTCGAGGAGACGGTGGTAGATGGGGTCCACGGAGCTCTCATCAGGCAGCGAGATGGCCTCTATAAAATGTACTGGATGGATGATACTGGCTACAGTGAGAAAGGAACCTTTGCCTCAGTGACATACCCTCGCGGCTATCCCTACAACGGGACGAACTACGTGAATGTCACCACGCACCTCCGAAGTCCTGTCACCAGGGCAGCTTACCTCTTCATAGGGCCATCCATCGATGTTCAGAGCTTCAGCATCCACGGAGATGCTCAGCAACTGGATGTGTTCGTGGCCACCAGCGAGCATGCCTACGCCACTTACCTGTGGACAGGAGAGACTGCAGGGCAGTCTGCCTTTGCCCAGGTCATTGCTGACCGGCAGAAAATTCTGTTTGACCGGAGTTCAGCCATCAGGAGCAGCGTTGTCCCGGAGGTGAAGGACTACGCTGCTCTGGTGGAACAGAACCTGCAGCATTTTAAGCCCGTGTTCCAGCTGCTGGAGAAGCAGATCCTGTCCCGCGTCCGGAACACAGCCAGCTTTAGGAAGACTGCCGAGCGCCTGCTGAGATTTTCAGATAAGAGACAGACCGAGGAGGCCATCGACAGGATTTTTGCCAtatcacagcagcagcagcagcagcagagcaagtCCAAGAAGAACCGAAGGGGAGGCAAGCGCTATAAATTTGTGGATGCTGTCCCTGATATTTTTGCACAGATTGAAGTCAATGAAAGAAAGGTTCGTCAGAAAGCTCAGATCTTAGCACAGAAAGAACTGCCTGTAGatgaagatgaagaaatgaaagaccTTTTAGATTTTGCAGACATAACATACgagaaacacaaaaacggtgatGTGATGAACGGCCGGTTTGGCCAGGCTCGGATGGTGACAACGACTCACAGCAGAGCCCCAGCGCTGTCCGCCTCGTACACCAGACTGTTTCTGATTCTCAACATTGCTATTTTCTTTGTCATGTTGGCAATGCAACTGACTTATTTCCAGAGGGCCCAGAGTCTTCATGGCCAAAGATGTCTCTATGCAGTCCTTCTAATAGATAGCTGTATATTATTATGGTTGTATTCTTCTTGTTCCCAATCACAATGTTAG